One Streptomyces sp. NBC_00690 genomic region harbors:
- a CDS encoding transporter substrate-binding domain-containing protein, which produces MSLSLLVGGALVIRDWQSGNETRGPRPEVSRSPENHSKAKVPQVSARLEKAMKEQVLRVGVKEDQPGLSEQQANGEWTGFDIEYAVKIVRGLGFTGTIKFVPLGTEVRESEVELGNVLLTVGSYSITTKRKRLVRFAGPYFVTQQALLMHTGEPGKVAFRENGGRTYAEVNSVADLRPGTVFCTASSSTSAERLESSYPDKNFTVIEKADYQQCVDDLLDDGGRTEVVSTDRAVLAGFLSTDDRLKMIRDSLKDSTESWGIGMHLDDPELQRRVCDVVEKIRTDGWQDLYDRHLKVPMDDKSNRSPEPTECATVTATPAIAAATTATSAGG; this is translated from the coding sequence GTGAGCTTGAGCCTGCTGGTAGGCGGAGCGTTAGTCATTCGGGACTGGCAGTCCGGGAACGAAACACGCGGGCCGCGACCGGAGGTGAGTCGCAGCCCGGAGAATCACAGCAAGGCGAAGGTTCCACAGGTGTCGGCGAGGCTCGAGAAGGCCATGAAGGAGCAGGTTCTCAGGGTCGGGGTGAAAGAGGATCAGCCCGGACTCAGCGAGCAGCAGGCGAACGGTGAGTGGACGGGATTCGATATCGAGTACGCGGTTAAGATCGTCCGCGGGCTGGGGTTTACCGGCACCATCAAGTTCGTCCCCCTAGGGACCGAGGTTCGGGAATCTGAGGTGGAGTTGGGAAACGTTCTCCTTACCGTGGGGAGCTACAGCATCACCACCAAGCGCAAGAGGTTGGTCAGGTTCGCTGGCCCGTACTTCGTCACCCAGCAGGCGCTACTGATGCACACGGGCGAACCTGGGAAGGTCGCGTTCCGCGAGAATGGCGGGCGGACCTACGCGGAAGTCAACTCCGTTGCCGACCTGCGACCCGGCACGGTCTTCTGCACTGCCAGCAGCTCGACATCCGCAGAACGGCTCGAGAGCTCCTACCCGGACAAGAATTTCACCGTCATCGAGAAGGCGGACTACCAGCAATGTGTGGATGATCTTCTAGACGATGGCGGAAGGACCGAGGTCGTCAGTACTGACAGGGCGGTCCTGGCTGGCTTCCTCTCCACCGACGACAGGCTGAAGATGATTCGCGACAGCCTGAAGGACAGTACGGAGTCCTGGGGCATCGGCATGCACCTCGATGACCCGGAGCTTCAGCGCAGGGTGTGCGACGTCGTGGAGAAGATCAGGACAGATGGCTGGCAGGACCTGTACGACAGGCATCTGAAGGTTCCGATGGACGACAAGAGCAACCGTTCGCCGGAGCCCACGGAATGCGCGACGGTTACAGCGACTCCGGCCATCGCCGCAGCGACGACGGCTACGTCGGCCGGAGGCTGA